The sequence TAATCATAAAAAGGCTCTTTACTTTTTCTGTTACACCGCAAAGTCGTAATTCACCGGATCCATTCTTGATTGAAGTCAGACATCCCATCATTGTACCGAGGCCGGAGCTATTCATCCATTTAACTTTAGACAGATCAATAACGAATTTCTTCTTGCCCTGCTCAACCAATTTCTTAACTT comes from bacterium and encodes:
- a CDS encoding STAS domain-containing protein, whose protein sequence is VKKLVEQGKKKFVIDLSKVKWMNSSGLGTMMGCLTSIKNGSGELRLCGVTEKVKSLFMITKLITLFETYDSVEEAVDSF